In the genome of Staphylococcus durrellii, one region contains:
- a CDS encoding gluconate:H+ symporter has translation MFETIWPLITVVIGIVFLLALIIFLKLNTFISLIITSIVTAILLGMPLDKIIDTVESGMGSTLGHIALIFGLGAILGKLLADGGGATRIADTLINKFGQKHVQWAMLIAAFIVGIALFFEVGLVLLIPLVFTIAKRANVSQLKLGLPMVTALSVTHGFLPPHPGPVVIAKELHANLGHVLLYGIIIAIPVTIIAGPIFNKMAQKLTPKAYTREGDISSLGAQQEFKESEMPGFLMSLITAILPVILMLISTIVQLVTGHEKATNGFEGFIYFIGTAGTAMLIAVIFAMFSMGVKQGRKNSEIMDSVSNAIYPIGMMILIIGGGGTFKEVLIDGGVGDTIAHLFKGTEMSPILLAWIVSSVLRIALGSATVAAISTTGIVLPLLQHSDVNIALVVLAIGAGSVILSHVNDAGFWMFKEYFGLTVKETFLTWSLLETVISVSGIIFILFLSLFV, from the coding sequence ATGTTTGAAACTATATGGCCACTTATTACAGTGGTAATTGGTATTGTATTTTTACTTGCACTTATTATCTTTTTGAAATTAAATACATTTATTTCTTTAATCATTACATCCATTGTAACGGCAATACTATTAGGAATGCCATTAGATAAAATAATTGATACCGTTGAATCAGGAATGGGTAGTACACTGGGGCACATTGCTTTAATCTTTGGTTTGGGTGCTATTTTAGGTAAATTGCTTGCCGACGGTGGTGGTGCTACTCGAATCGCGGATACCTTAATAAATAAATTCGGACAAAAGCACGTACAGTGGGCAATGCTCATTGCAGCATTTATCGTAGGTATAGCATTATTCTTCGAAGTTGGTTTAGTGTTATTAATACCATTAGTGTTTACGATTGCCAAACGAGCTAACGTTTCACAACTAAAACTTGGGTTGCCAATGGTTACAGCATTATCTGTTACACATGGTTTCTTACCACCACACCCAGGACCAGTCGTAATTGCAAAAGAATTACATGCAAACTTAGGACACGTACTTTTATATGGAATTATCATTGCTATACCGGTAACTATAATTGCGGGTCCAATTTTTAACAAAATGGCACAAAAACTCACACCTAAAGCTTATACAAGAGAAGGGGATATCTCATCTTTAGGCGCGCAACAAGAATTCAAAGAGAGTGAAATGCCTGGATTTTTAATGAGTTTGATCACTGCAATTTTACCTGTTATCTTAATGCTAATTTCAACTATAGTTCAATTAGTCACAGGACATGAAAAGGCCACAAATGGTTTTGAAGGATTTATTTACTTTATAGGAACAGCAGGGACTGCAATGCTTATTGCGGTAATCTTTGCTATGTTCTCAATGGGCGTTAAGCAAGGGCGAAAAAATTCAGAAATTATGGATTCAGTATCAAATGCCATTTACCCAATCGGTATGATGATCTTAATCATTGGTGGTGGTGGCACATTTAAAGAAGTACTTATTGATGGTGGCGTAGGAGATACAATTGCACATTTATTCAAAGGTACAGAAATGTCACCAATATTATTGGCGTGGATAGTCTCTTCTGTATTACGTATTGCTTTAGGTTCAGCGACAGTTGCAGCAATTTCAACTACTGGTATTGTATTGCCATTGTTACAACATTCAGATGTTAATATTGCATTAGTCGTATTAGCTATTGGGGCCGGAAGTGTTATCTTATCACACGTTAATGATGCAGGATTTTGGATGTTCAAAGAGTATTTTGGTTTAACTGTAAAAGAAACATTTTTAACTTGGTCTTTATTAGAAACAGTTATCTCTGTATCAGGCATTATATTTATATTATTCTTAAGTTTATTCGTTTAG
- a CDS encoding helix-turn-helix domain-containing protein yields MYETVQSMITDYAEAAMKVKTTAFSPKVNKVVQYIELNIKNELKLEQLATYVGLAPAYLSRVFNNELGTSLIQFITNMRMSKASDLLIRTSSNIESIAKQVGFNQTSYFSKKFKQHYHLAPTQYRAKFQKYL; encoded by the coding sequence ATGTATGAAACGGTTCAATCGATGATTACGGATTATGCAGAAGCTGCAATGAAAGTAAAAACAACCGCATTTAGTCCAAAGGTCAATAAAGTAGTGCAATATATTGAATTGAATATAAAGAACGAATTAAAGTTAGAGCAATTAGCTACTTATGTTGGCTTAGCCCCTGCTTATTTATCGCGTGTATTCAACAATGAACTTGGTACTTCATTAATACAATTTATAACTAATATGCGCATGTCTAAGGCAAGTGATTTATTAATAAGAACTTCATCGAATATAGAATCCATAGCGAAACAAGTAGGTTTTAACCAAACAAGTTATTTTAGTAAGAAATTTAAACAACATTATCATCTTGCACCAACGCAATATAGAGCTAAATTTCAAAAATATTTATAA